From the Hordeum vulgare subsp. vulgare chromosome 1H, MorexV3_pseudomolecules_assembly, whole genome shotgun sequence genome, the window atcacgagggtcctcatcttccttcatcacaaactcatcggccttatcaagtatcacttcatagttggatcgttgaatgcttgagcttcccttgtacaacaccataatatgctcccaacaatccttggccaaagtgaagggacgcaagtgaggaagatctttaggtggcactgcggactggagaataaacaaagcggagtgattgtattgattgtctgcatcttctcttggagtgaggttgcttggatcatggggataatatccttgcccgatgattctccacaagtttgttgagttgtgattcaaatgagaattaatagaaaatacccagttagcaaagtcaccttttacaagcttaggaggaggaccaacaggattaagacgcggtgcgggaacggatcctccatagaccatggggggtggaactgaggcatatgttccagtcccatccttttcatgagatgaggaaggtcgcgtaCCTTTAgctgcttccttagaggagttggcctccgaatcggtgacggtgggtttaaccactatcgccggttcgggtgaacttttaaatccctcaattaactctttaagcatggtcttgacttcgttcgtcaaggacgtcttgagggcggccatagacatattcaagtcgtcccttgtgaccaagtcaagtccatggcctcgggttgcccatggttaattccctcttcgccttccatactcttcaggtggttaaacccttaataaagagacgtggctctgataccaattgaaaggatcgatatggttgactagaggggggtgaataggcaacaaccactttttaaataatcttagcaagttaggataaacaacatacgggttcacaaatattacaacaatggggtgaaccctaatgaagctaacaacgagagctactaagacaagtaagagatagacgacaacataagcatacacaaagtaaaggttagagataaccacaagtggaaccgatggagacgaggatgtgttaccgaagttccttccctttgacaggaagtacgtctccgttggagcggtgtggaggtacaatgctccccaataagccactaaggccaccgtattctcgtcacgccctcgcacgatgcaaggtaccgtgattccactataggtgcccttgaaggcggcgaccgaacctttacaaacgaggttggggcaaactccacacaaagcttggaggctcccaacaagaccacgaagcttcaccacaatggaatgtggcttcgaggtgacctcaaccgtctaggatgctcaaacacccaagagtaacaagatccgcaagggattggtgggggaatcaacttttctcttggtggaagtgtggatctaggccttctcaaccaatccctaaagaatcaacaagtttgattggctagggagagagatcgggcacttttgagcttagggagcaacaatggagcttcagagggtaagagatagggttccacagctagaagaaccctttatatagtggggggaaaatccaaccgttttcccactcacagcccgagtctagcggtactactgctggatgcagcggtactaccgctagcactccagcggtactaccgctggctgcagcggtactaccgctggcactccaacgatactaccgctggctgcagcggtactaccgctaggcccctggtagtgcaaaagcactaccaccgccaagaaagtcttcgcaaaaaggtccgtccacgtacaaccgctaggcaggcggtactaagctcctggagcggtactaccgccagctagcggtactaccgctggctgcagcggtactaccgctagcactccagtggtactaccgctagggctagcggtactactgctagggccagcggtactaccgctggggggaccatttgcaaagaagaaggaaacacaaaggcgggagccactccaaagatgccggcaagggggaaaatatgtgaagtgtgcgcgtgcaagattgattccacccaaacctttccactacggttcccctcttaatagtacggctttcctatgactcaaataaagagaatcatagagaacaccgtgcttctgttccacgaatgagggggcgagtcatcttgtgccgttgacgtgtgttatctgaaatcttaacacacacggttagtcctttgcagtactatcatcaatcaccaaaattacttaggcataaactatgccccaacaattgcTTCCCCAGAGAAGAAAGCAACAGTTGCATCAAACAAGCAAAATAAAGTTAACATGTTTGATGAATTCAGGTCCCAAATGACCATTTAATGTAATGCATCAAGTATTTTGCAACTTTTAGATGTTAAGACTTGTTAAACTCTGAACCTTTTAGTACTGTATGTTTTTGAACTACTTATGTGTGTTATGAAGGAGCTATGAATGGTCAGTTTTTGTTATGCTAAAGAAATGGTTTTGTTATTTTTTATGAGTGTTCAACAGTCAAATGAATGTTATGAAATGCAAAATGTGTGTTCAGTTTAGGCCATGCAATAACATTACTTTGCAACAACAAAAATGTGTCCACAAATACTTAATTATTAGTGGCACAAGTCTCCTTCTTACATAATTTACCACTAATAGAAGCCAACACTTACATCATCGAGGACTCACATCCTAACTAGAACTAACACTAACACTAACAcaaagataattgcaaataatAGTACAACTGTTATCTTCATTACAACAACCAAGTCTGCAACATCTTCTCGAAGTGATTTCAACAACATTGTCATCTTCAGCATATTTTCAGGTTCCATTCATACCTTGTTCTTCTTTATCTTCCTCTCTACTACTTCACTATCTAGAGATTCACAACTCAGATGTCCATGCAACTTCACATAATCAATGTAACTATATTCCCAGTGCGAAAAGTTGCAAGGGTTCTCCCCTACCTATTTGACAAAACCGAAAACAAAtctgaaaatgaaatgaaaagggAAGCAGAGTTAACAACAACATGCAATCAACTACTAACCTTATGATTCACACACTTATACAAGATCCACCCGGGATGGTTTTCAGTATTGGACTCAAACTGCCAAATCTTGTGGATCTTGCAATCAGGGCACTGGATCAAAGGGAGCCAACCATCAGCAACCGATTTCTCCGCGGCAACCCCCGATGAGCTACCCGCGCCGGACATGGCGGCCGCAACCAATTTCTCGCTGGAAATTGACGAGAGGTAAGGGGAGCAGTATGATGGAGCAGAGGATTCGAGCGATTTCGACGACGGACGAGGGAGACGAGAGAGGAATCGGTTGCGGACGAGGGGAACGAGAGGGGAATCGGGTGACAAGAACCCCTCGGCGTGTCATGACCAGCTCACAAGTCAAAGCGTTCTTTTGGTCAAATTCGTCCACGTGGACGTGATACGAGCCAAAACGGTATGGGTTATCGTACAGTGATTCGGTTCAACGAGCCCGGTGATAGTAAGTTGCGTTTTCGTTAATACAATGACCAAAGTGAACTCTAGAGTCAAATTCACAAACAATACTCGGCTCACTCAAACCAGCAAAACACGGTTCACCATTTGCGACTCCAAAATCCAAATCGAAAGCTCTCTCCACCGCGTACCAACTCGACGGCCGTTGCCGCCGACGATGTCGCGCATCCGCCTCTGCCGCCGCTCGTCCTGCTTCCTCTGCCCATCCTCCTTTACCTCGCCGATTCAACGCCCCTGCTTCCGCCGCTCCTCCTACATCCAGCCAAAGTCCGGCCTCCACCTCCGCCACTGCTCCACCACGCCGATGTCCCGCGTCCGCCTCCACCGCCGGctcctctcctccacctcgccgcccTCACCTTCCTGGTCTCCCCGCGACGCCTTTGCCGCGGCCACAGAGCGTGTGCGCGCAGGCACGCTCAGTCGAGATGACGCACACCACATGTTCGACGAATTGTTTCGTCAGGCCACCCCGGTCCCCGAGCGCTCCCTGAACGGCTTCCTTGCCGCTCTCGCCCGTGCTACATCCTCTTCCGCGTGCATCACAGATGGCCCCGCCCTCGCCCTTGCTCTCTTCAACCGCGTGTGCAGAGAAGAAGCGGGCACGCAGGTGGCGGTGCCCACCTTTTGCACCTACAGCATCCTGATGGACTGCTGCTGCCGCGCGCGTCGCCCGGACCTAGGGCTTGCCTTATTCGGCTGTATCCTCAGGGCGGGCTTGAAGATACACCAAATCACCGCCAACACCCTCCTCAAGTGCCTCTGCTACGCCGATCGTACGGAAGAGGCTGTCAACGTgctgcttcataggatgtccgaGCTCGGCTGTGTGCTTGATTCCTTCTCATACTCCATTATTCTGAAGGCCTTATGCGACAATAGCATGAGCCAGCGGGCGCTCGACCTGTTCCAGATGATGGCGAAACAAGGAGGTGCCTGCTCCCCTGATGTGGTGGCGTATAGCACGGTCATCCATGGCTTTTTTAACGAGGGCGAAACAGGGAAGGCATGCAGTCTATTCCATGAAATGACACGGCAAGGTGTTAAGCCTGATGTGGTGACGTATAACTTGATTATTGACGCGTTGTGCAAGGCCAGAGCAATGGACAAGGCAGAGCTAGTCCTTCGGCAGATGACTACGGATGGTGCTCAACCCGATACAGTGACATATAGTTGCATGATCCATGGATATGCCACGTTAGGGCGGTTGAAAGAGGCTGCTAAAATGTTCAGAGAAATGAAAAAACGGGGTCTTATACCAGATATTGTTACTTGCAACTCGTTAATGGCCTCcctttgcaagcatggaagaAGCAAAGAAGCTGCAGAATTTTTTGATTCCATGACAGCCAAGGGCCACAAACCGGATATCGTCTCATATTGTACTTTGCTTCATGGGTATGCCAGTGAAGGATGGTTTGCTGATATGATTGGTCTCTTTAATTCAATGAAAAGCAATGGTATTGCAGCCGACTGCCGTGTTTTCACCATATTAATCCATGCCTATGCTAAACGCGGAATGGTGGATGATGCAATGCTCATATTTACAGAAATGCAGCAACAAGGTGTGAGTCCAAATGTAGTCACATATTCAACTGTGATATCAGCATTTTCTAGAATGGGTAGGTTGACCGATGCCATGGAGAAATTTAATCAGATGGTTGCCAGGGGAATTCAACCGAACACAGCTGTTTATAGATCCATAATTCAGGGCTTTTGTATGCACGGTGGTTTGGTTAAAGCCAAGGAACTGGTTTCTGAAATGATAAACAAAGGTATTCCTCGTCCTGACATTGTGTTCTTCAATTCAGTAATAAACAGTCTGTGCAAAGATggaagggttatggatgcacatgaTATCTTTGACTTGGTTACAGACATAGGTGAGAGGCCTGATGTCATTATATTTAATTCACTGATTGACGGATATTGCTTAGTCGGCAAAATGGATAAAGCATTTAAAATACTTGATGCCATGGAAGTAGTTGGTGTTGAGCCTGATATTGTTGCTTACAGTACACTTCTTGATGGCTATTTTAAAaatggaaggatcaatgatggttTGACTCTGTTTAGGGAAATGCAGCGTAAGGGAGTTAAACCTAACACTGTTACATATGGCATCATGTTGGCTGGGTTGTTTCGTGCTGGCAGAACTGTTGCTGCAAGGAAAAAGTTCCATGAGATGATCGAAAGTGGAACAACAGTGACCGTTTCCACATACGGTATAATACTTGGAGGTCTTTGTAGAAATAATTGTGCAGACGAAGCGATTGTCCTGTTCCAGAAATTAGGAACAATGAATGTAAAGTTCAGTATTACAATACTCGATACCATGATTAATGCAATGTACAAGGttcaaagaaaagaagaagctaAGGAGTTGTTCGCTACAATATCAGCCAGTGGGTTGCTGCCCAATGAGTCTACTTACGGAGTAATGATAATAAATCTTCTAAAAGATGGAGCAGTGGAAGACGCTAACAATATGTTTTCATCAATGGAGAAAAGTGGTATAGTCCCCGGTTCCCGTCTGTTGAATCGTATCATCAGAATGTTGTTGGAAAAAGGTGAGATTGCCAAGGCCGGAAATTATTTGTCTAAAGTTGATGGGAAGAGGATCTTACTTGAAGCTTCAACTACTTCACTGATGCTGTCTCTGTTTTCAAGGAAAGGGAAATATCATGAGGATATGAAATTGCTCCCTGCAAAGTATAATTTTTTTGATGGATTTGGTTGACTAATCGATACGTTGCATATGAGACCAACTCCTTGGAAAGCATAGTTGAGTTTTTGCTTGCGTATGAGCTCAAGTCAGAAGGCATAATTGAGTTTTTGCTTGCATAAAACCTCCTGGCGGTGTAAGAAATTCTCAAACTGCCCACTGGTAGAAGTTAGACCTTCACTATTTCATGGAGTTCATTTTGTGGTGTCTCAAGATCAGAAATGTGTATGGATCGTTCAATCTTGCATTGGCAAGGAATGGTAGACCAAATGACCTAGTCTAACACGACGGGCTGCAACTTTATGGATATTGGCTTCTGATGGCGATTGGGGTAGGTTGTATACATATATAATCTTCCACTAGAAGCACCAATGATACAATCTTTTCTAGTATGATTTGTACCAGCCACCTGAGATTTTGTAAACTCTCTAAAGCAGTCACCTTCCTTCATATGAATGCATTGCTAGCAATGTCATTGTCAGTGATCTGCTATCTATGCAAAGGGTGGTTTTACTTCTGTTTTCagaattttgtttatttttcttgGCAAAAAGGTCCTGGACTAACTGATGTTTAAGGCCGCTCATGTTATGTCCTATTACCGGTAAATATAAGAGCTCATGCTGGACTCTCCTATACTCTAAGCTGCTGTCAGTTGCACTGGTGGAGCCTGTCACATACAGGTGAGAATTATTTCAAGTATGATATCTTTCTGCTTTATTTCATTGAAGATTCAACTATTCTTCCTCATGATGTACATAAAGATATGGCCAAGAATTCACCGGTATGAGCTTTCGCTTCAGTTTGGAGGACATTAACACTACTTCGGGGGACAGAGAAGGAATCAGAGCATTTGCTTGATGAAAACTTCTTGCTCTCGTACACTGTGGTGTACATTCCTCTCCAATTCTGGAACTCTCTGTTCTCCGTACTGCCCAGCAACATTAAGGTTTCCAAAAATCCAAGCTGTAACCGTTACCTTGTTGTTCATTTATTGATCCTCCACTGCCCGCCGTGCTATTTCAGATGTAAATTGCATGCACAAGGGTAGGAGGTGTCGCTGTCAACCTTGCATTGATGTGCCGCACTTACTGCTCCACTTCAGGTACGCCCCAGCATGCACAGACTTACACAGGATGGACAACTTTGAGTTCCTCCACCATACACATCCTTCTTGCTCCTCTTCCTCTTGTTTAGATCTCAGCTTCTTTCTACCTAGCGCTATTTAAATAGTTGAAGGCGAACCATTCTTATATTTTGCTCAATCTTGGTTCTTGGATGAATAGCATCACGTGGATGCCATAAAAGGCTCTGAAACTAGCTTTAGTTTTGTATGTCACTGAAAATTTGATAAACCTGGGTTCAGTTGCACTAGCTAAGCATTTAGtgattccagtttgtatgcatacCTAGCTAAGCATTCATCATTCAGTGTGATGTTTGTTGCACTAAGCAGCTAAAGAAGAACTTCAAACTTCATCGGTGAATGCATGAAGGTTCATTTGTCACTGAGGTTCCTGTGAGTGCATGCCTTTTCACCTTTGCGTTAGAGTCCCGGGTCTGCTCCTCCCATAGCAGTCACACCGTCTTCTGTCTGGCGAGGGTGTATGCCGGCGTGTTGGCTGAACGGGGCCTCCGTTGGTGTGTGTTTGTCTGTTTGGCGCCTGTTGTGACGTTTGGCCTGCCGCCGGCGAGAGTGGGCTTGGACCTGTGAGTATCCATGTTTGAAAGTGGGCTTGGCCCTTGTTGTATCGGTTATCGCCCGCTTTTCCGTGATTACCCAGGCATCAATCTTCTTCTTAATTAATGGAACGGGCAAAAACTGTTTTTGCCCGTTTTCAATTTCTCTTTTGTCACTGAGAATTAAATGCCACATTGAGGATTGCAAGTGCTCATTTTCAAAGGTGTGATTTGCAATCCCATATGTTTTACTCTTTTTCATGGATTTATTTCTGCCTGCAATAAATTGCAAGACTGCTCTGTTTTtcattttcaaaattttgaaTTTGATGAATCCAATTTCGACAAGCATATTAAGGCAGTTCAGGAGCGGAGTAGACCCTGCACATGTGGATTCTCTGTTTTCATACAAGCATAGCATTAGCATGCAAGGGACAATCATGAGAAATGTGCTCACGTGTATGTCGACGTAAACACAAAAGAACCGCCCCCAGGCCTTTGCTATAAGGAACATCTATCCTTTGCTAGGATGGTCACAGCTTTCCATCATTCCTTTGCAGGTTGTTTTCGCGGATGTGACGATCAACCACAACCTCGTCCAGGCAAGCACAGGAGGAAACCCATTTCCGTTGAGACTTTGACGCGAAAGAGGATAGCACAGGAGGAAACCCATTTCCGTTGAGACTTTGACGCGAAAGAGGGTACCTGCTCCTGTGTATCTGTCAGGTTGTTTTGTCCTTAACTTGAAGGAATTGGAGCAATGCTATGTTTTCTGGTTGATCGAGCATGTTTCTGTAGTATGAGTATCCGCAATGTTACGGTGCATGTATATACATCTAAAGGGAATAGATAAGCAAAAGCAACATGTAACTTGTGTCAAATAAGATGGCAATTGTCTAGCAAGTCCATTTTTCCATGTTGTCAAATGAATCCTCAAGCTGTATAAGATGTGAATTAGTGAAGATGCTATTTTGGCTCTAATCACAGGGACCCCAATCCGTAGCtgtatgttttcttttcttttctttttgagatGATGGTTGTATCTTGAAATCTTTCATTTAAATGATTTTCATAGGGAATCCTTTCATGCGGGTTGTTTGAATATTGGATTGTATCTTACAGAATTTTGCACTACATTTTTAGGAAATTTCTGTGGATAAAAAAAAATTATTTGTTCCATATCGTGCAATGAAGTAATTTTTATACAAACTTAAAGTGATCCTTAGATCAACTCTAGCATGTCTCTAAACACTGCCTACAAATATTTTTTAGGGTATAAGAAGATACATTTCCAACAGGAACGAGACGCGGATTTTTGGCTCTGCGGAGCATATACTCCCTAATGAACAGTACAATCGAAATAAAAATTATAAAttctattttctttttgaaaatgtTCATATTAGTGTAGCAAGTGTGGTTGACAATTTTCATGCCATATGTGGTAGCAGTGCCTCGTCGGTTAAAAATCAAAATTAAGTGTAACATTTGACGTTCaacttgttttttttttcttcttttgcataggtCAACATACTTAAAGATTTCCTTTGAAAATTTGCATGTATCATTTGGATGTGACAATGAACacatctattttttttatttttgttttacatTTCTAAATTCCATTTTTGGCATGTATGAGCATGTGCTTCCTAGAGCCAAAATGAATTTCCGCAGGAACCCCTACTACAATCCTAAAATAGCAACACATGGCCATAGTAATGGGGGCTCTTTGTCATAGCACCCATCCAACATTTGGCAGCGGGATTTCCCATCATGCCTAACACCTTTGTCGCCCTCTCACGCCCACGACTGATGTCGATCGGGTTTGCTCTTTTTGGCATTGCTGTACCTCCTCGTGTTCTTGCcccttcctcctccacctcctaggGACCCATCGTTTTTAGCTGATCCTTGGCCACGCACCTCGGTATGCTAGCTCATCAACTACCACCTCGTCATCCAGCTCCAGGATCCCCTAGCACTCTCCAACCTCCCTGCACACCTCCATGATGTCGTCCACGTCCGACCTCCCGGCCCTCGCTTTTCGACGCAGAGTTCTGCTCCACCCAATTTCAGTTATCCCAAAGCTGGGTGGTCTTAGAGCATATCCAGCCGCGCCCCGAGGACGCCTTCCCAAGCGCCTTTTTAGTGCCGGTGACGAAAAATCGTCCGAGTGGCGCCCCAGGACGTAGTTTTGTGTCGGATTTTGCCAAAACTAGGCCCGGCGACCCCATGCCAAACCCAACCCCTCGAGGGGCGCTTGGGGGCGCCTGACACTATTTTTACATGCACAAACCCCACCGGTCagtccctcttctctctctcctccctttttttattaGGCCCACCATGTGCATGCAAAAAAGGAACCTCTCATCTTTCTCTCCACCTCTGTTCTCATGTGACCGGCTCGGATGGGGGACGAATGGAAAATTTTGCCCGCCCCAGGCCAAAATTTTCGCCGGCAACCCCCCAAGCGGCAAAAAATGCCCCTGTGAGGTcaaacggctggagatgctcttagttgtATTCCTATGTCGTCCATCCTCCCCAAGCAACCCAGTGATGTCCGACGATAAGTTAGGAGGGTGGTGGGACAGGGGAAGCTAACATTGACGGTGTGTTCAAAGAAGATGAAGGGAAAAggataagaaaaatgaaaataaaacactGAGCCAGTGACCTGTGGGCATAGGCAAAGGaaaaagaggcaaaagaaaaGGCCTCATCAAGAGAAAAAGAATGAAGGGCATCAAAAACTGCGTGACCGTTTTTTTAGATAAACTACGTTTCATTTATTCAAACATTGGATTACAAACCCACACGTAGGCATGATCTAGAGACAACCAAAAAATCTCtgacacaacaccttgcagaaaggACTCCACGACAAATAAAACTACAAATCTGGGAGACCTAAATGCAAAACAACCAACCGTCGCCGCCGTACGCCATCTTGGCCGAAGCTTTGACGGACAAAGGGGACACACCAACTTGCCTAGAACCAAAGAAACGCCATAGCAGACAAAGCTGCGTTGTGAGTCGATGAAACGGGTCGATCGCTACGCGACCCGAGACCTTGTGGCTCGTCGACCGGGGATCATCCCCACGCTCTTCGGTCCACGACTCCGCTGTCCTCAAACGACATCGTCGAAGAGGAGACCCGAAGCCGCCATCTAGCAACCACCCATCATGTGCAGAACCAGCAATCTTTCAGatgatgttgttgtcatcatgcTTGAGGGAGACATCAACAACAACCCCACTGCATCAAGAATAAGGTCATCGATTCCGACCACGGTGTTGGAACAGACGCCGTCACGATGGCAGAATCGAAGCATACATAGCCTCCATAAAGTAGTCGCCGCCGCTGCGCCAACCTTGCTTGAACACAGAACCAACCAAATCTGACACCAAGAATAGATGATGTTGCATCAGAGAAGCATCCAGAGATAATTTATTTCCTGCCGTCATTGCCATCGCTAGAGAAGAAACCATGAACGGCTGAAACCCTAAGCAAACTAGTCTTAGACTACTGTTGTTGCATTGTCGTACCAACGGTCAGGCGACCCCCTCCGGCTGACGACCAAAGGTCATCACGGGAGGTGAGCCGCTGGAGCAAGCGACAGAAAACGGGTCGCCTCTTTCCCTGCTGGAAGAGAAGAGCGAAGCGGTTCCTATTggacggtggagagagagagagagagagagagctatctTTCCGTGGTTGTAAGATGCAGCCCGACCGGGTCTTCAGTTGTTCGACTGCACAAACCTTCGCCTTCCTACGAACTGCCCACGGCGTACGAACTCAACGCCGATGCCACATCCGTCGTATCCACATCCGCCTCGCCCTCCGTTGCTCCTCCCTATCCCGCTCCTATCCCGAGTTCCCACCTTCGATCTCTGTCGCTCCTTCACCACGCCCATGTCCCGCCTCTGCCTCCTTCGCTCCTTCACCACGCCCATGTCAGGCCTCTGCTTCCTCAGCtgcagctcctcctccatgcccaccCCCACGCCCCCTCCCTCATGCTCTTGGACCCCACATGCCGCCTTTATCGCGGCCATGGAGCGCCTTCACATATCAtgtgatcttgttaagtttcaaTGCAAGTGGACTCCATTTGCTAGCCCTAGCACCCATCAAACTCCTTCTATTCACTTGCCAAATCTGTTGCTTTGGCCCCTTCTactattctccttgagctcaaatttctgCCACAGTATTTTCTAAccctattttacctccagtaactttgccatggcccctggtcaattattggggtgaCTCCCTCTCTTTACCTCTCCTTTTTTTGCCATGGGAGCCCCTCTTTTACTCTCTCCCAATAATTCTGTTCAAGCCAATGCCCCCACAACGAGCACCTCTAGTATGCTAATGCACTATTtcaagcaaagatatggcatgcacATGTGGAAGATATGAGCAACCCTTCTTAAACTTGATTTTTGGCAAAAGTGTGGCCTTGAactacaagtactagctacactcctcTCCGTGAGATAAAAATTGATAGTATTGTAGTTCTTGCATAGCCAGAgctactagacatggtttcatccaAAGACCCCCCTCCCCGAAGTAA encodes:
- the LOC123401069 gene encoding protein Rf1, mitochondrial-like — encoded protein: MSRIRLCRRSSCFLCPSSFTSPIQRPCFRRSSYIQPKSGLHLRHCSTTPMSRVRLHRRLLSSTSPPSPSWSPRDAFAAATERVRAGTLSRDDAHHMFDELFRQATPVPERSLNGFLAALARATSSSACITDGPALALALFNRVCREEAGTQVAVPTFCTYSILMDCCCRARRPDLGLALFGCILRAGLKIHQITANTLLKCLCYADRTEEAVNVLLHRMSELGCVLDSFSYSIILKALCDNSMSQRALDLFQMMAKQGGACSPDVVAYSTVIHGFFNEGETGKACSLFHEMTRQGVKPDVVTYNLIIDALCKARAMDKAELVLRQMTTDGAQPDTVTYSCMIHGYATLGRLKEAAKMFREMKKRGLIPDIVTCNSLMASLCKHGRSKEAAEFFDSMTAKGHKPDIVSYCTLLHGYASEGWFADMIGLFNSMKSNGIAADCRVFTILIHAYAKRGMVDDAMLIFTEMQQQGVSPNVVTYSTVISAFSRMGRLTDAMEKFNQMVARGIQPNTAVYRSIIQGFCMHGGLVKAKELVSEMINKGIPRPDIVFFNSVINSLCKDGRVMDAHDIFDLVTDIGERPDVIIFNSLIDGYCLVGKMDKAFKILDAMEVVGVEPDIVAYSTLLDGYFKNGRINDGLTLFREMQRKGVKPNTVTYGIMLAGLFRAGRTVAARKKFHEMIESGTTVTVSTYGIILGGLCRNNCADEAIVLFQKLGTMNVKFSITILDTMINAMYKVQRKEEAKELFATISASGLLPNESTYGVMIINLLKDGAVEDANNMFSSMEKSGIVPGSRLLNRIIRMLLEKGEIAKAGNYLSKVDGKRILLEASTTSLMLSLFSRKGKYHEDMKLLPAKYNFFDGFG